From Woronichinia naegeliana WA131, the proteins below share one genomic window:
- the dapB gene encoding 4-hydroxy-tetrahydrodipicolinate reductase, with the protein MTNKPLIPVVVNGAAGKMGREVIKAVANAKDMVLVGAVDANPLLRGQDIGEIVGIAPLDVPVLDDLQSVLVLATQEKVQGVMVDFTHPNAVYENVRSAIAYGVRPVVGTTGLSAAQIEELADFADKASTGCLIAPNFAIGVLLMQQAAIQAAQYFDHVEIIELHHNQKADAPSGTAIKTAEMLAELGKAFNPPLVSEKETLAGARGGLGPDNIPIHSVRLPGLLAHQEIIFGAPGQIYTLRHDTSDRACYMPGVLLGIRKVTELKSLVYGLEKLL; encoded by the coding sequence ATGACCAATAAACCGTTAATCCCCGTCGTTGTCAATGGTGCTGCTGGTAAGATGGGTCGAGAAGTTATCAAAGCCGTTGCTAACGCCAAGGATATGGTCTTAGTCGGAGCGGTGGATGCTAATCCCTTATTAAGAGGTCAGGATATTGGTGAGATCGTTGGCATTGCTCCCCTAGATGTCCCTGTATTAGATGATCTTCAGAGTGTTTTAGTCCTAGCGACCCAGGAAAAAGTTCAGGGGGTCATGGTGGATTTTACCCATCCTAATGCAGTGTATGAAAATGTCCGATCAGCGATCGCCTATGGAGTGCGGCCAGTGGTGGGAACAACGGGGTTAAGTGCGGCTCAAATTGAAGAGTTAGCTGATTTTGCTGACAAGGCCAGTACGGGTTGCTTAATTGCCCCTAATTTTGCGATCGGAGTTTTATTGATGCAGCAAGCAGCCATTCAAGCGGCTCAATATTTTGACCATGTGGAAATTATTGAATTACACCACAATCAAAAAGCCGATGCCCCCAGTGGAACGGCCATTAAAACTGCTGAAATGTTAGCAGAATTGGGTAAAGCTTTTAATCCACCTTTGGTGTCAGAAAAGGAAACTCTGGCTGGAGCCAGGGGCGGTTTGGGGCCAGACAATATTCCCATTCATAGTGTGCGTTTACCTGGTTTACTGGCCCATCAGGAAATTATTTTTGGTGCGCCAGGACAGATCTATACTCTTCGTCATGACACCAGCGATCGCGCCTGTTATATGCCAGGGGTTTTATTAGGCATTCGCAAAGTTACGGAGTTAAAAAGTTTAGTTTATGGCTTAGAAAAATTGCTCTAA
- the msrA gene encoding peptide-methionine (S)-S-oxide reductase MsrA gives MNKHFSHFPRLLLGLGLGTLVFSGIVWASNKTLKNFPNPNTDNPVAVTKGQETAVLAGGCFWGMEAVFEHLKGVSEVVSGFAGGTSATASYERVSSGDTGHAEVIKITYDPSQISYGQLLKVYFSVAHDPTQLNRQGPDTGTQYRSAIFFENDQQKKVAQAYIKQLNQEKIFSAPIVTTLVPLQGFYDAEDYHQNFIQHNPTYTYVVVHDLPKLAQLKQQFPRLYKQ, from the coding sequence ATGAATAAGCATTTTTCTCACTTTCCCCGTCTGTTGCTTGGACTGGGCTTAGGAACACTTGTTTTTTCTGGCATAGTTTGGGCTAGTAATAAAACGCTCAAGAATTTTCCTAACCCCAATACTGATAATCCTGTCGCCGTTACCAAAGGGCAAGAAACTGCGGTTTTAGCAGGTGGTTGTTTTTGGGGCATGGAAGCTGTTTTTGAACATTTAAAAGGGGTCTCTGAGGTGGTTTCTGGTTTTGCTGGCGGAACATCAGCAACGGCCTCCTATGAGCGGGTTAGTTCTGGTGACACTGGCCATGCCGAAGTTATCAAAATTACCTATGATCCGAGCCAAATTTCCTATGGTCAACTGTTGAAAGTTTATTTTTCCGTAGCTCATGATCCAACCCAATTAAATCGTCAGGGGCCAGATACCGGCACTCAATACCGATCCGCCATCTTTTTTGAAAATGATCAACAGAAAAAAGTTGCCCAAGCCTATATCAAACAACTCAATCAGGAAAAGATTTTTTCCGCCCCGATTGTCACCACGTTAGTGCCTTTGCAAGGTTTTTATGACGCGGAAGATTATCACCAGAATTTTATCCAGCACAATCCGACCTATACCTACGTGGTTGTCCATGATCTGCCCAAATTAGCCCAGCTTAAACAACAGTTTCCTCGTCTTTATAAGCAATAG
- a CDS encoding IS630 family transposase — protein sequence MIKLEFTEEDKRLLSYGRFNHPHPRVQLKMEVLWLKSQGLSHQKIAQFAGVSVNTVTSYIRDYQEGGIEKLKEIKFNRPKSELTEHQGTIEAYFESNPPARINEAVKRIEELTGIKRSPTQVRKFLKSIGMRCLKVGTIPSKADVEAQDSYREKELEPRLEEAKAGKRAVFFVDASHFVMGAFVNFIWCFKRIFIKSPSGRKRFNVLGALNAITHEVIMVTNSSYITGTQVCELLEKIAELGLLIPITLVLDNARYQKCRIVQELAESLGIELLYLPPYSPNLNLIERLWKFVKKKCLYAKYYEDFTQFSAAISGCLEDANVKYKEELDSLLTLRFQRFDKSQIMNV from the coding sequence ATGATTAAGTTAGAATTTACGGAAGAAGACAAAAGACTGTTGTCTTACGGTCGGTTTAATCACCCGCATCCTAGAGTACAGCTAAAGATGGAAGTTTTATGGTTAAAAAGTCAGGGATTATCTCATCAAAAAATTGCTCAATTCGCAGGAGTTTCAGTAAATACGGTGACAAGCTATATCCGTGATTATCAAGAGGGCGGGATAGAAAAACTAAAAGAAATAAAATTTAATCGCCCGAAAAGCGAGTTAACAGAGCATCAAGGGACAATTGAGGCATATTTTGAGTCAAATCCACCAGCAAGAATAAATGAAGCAGTAAAAAGAATAGAAGAATTAACGGGAATAAAAAGAAGTCCAACGCAAGTCAGAAAATTTTTAAAGTCAATAGGAATGAGGTGTCTAAAGGTGGGAACAATTCCATCAAAAGCAGATGTAGAAGCTCAGGATAGCTATAGAGAAAAAGAGCTAGAACCAAGGCTAGAAGAGGCAAAAGCAGGAAAAAGGGCAGTTTTCTTTGTAGATGCCTCTCATTTTGTAATGGGAGCATTTGTAAATTTTATATGGTGCTTCAAGAGGATTTTTATTAAGTCACCATCAGGGAGAAAACGTTTTAATGTGTTAGGAGCATTAAATGCAATTACCCATGAAGTAATTATGGTAACGAACAGTTCTTATATTACGGGAACTCAGGTTTGTGAACTCCTAGAAAAGATAGCAGAATTAGGACTATTAATACCGATTACGTTGGTATTAGACAATGCTCGTTATCAAAAATGCCGAATTGTGCAGGAGTTGGCAGAATCATTAGGAATAGAGTTACTGTACTTACCTCCTTATTCTCCTAACTTGAATTTAATTGAAAGACTGTGGAAGTTTGTGAAGAAGAAGTGTTTATACGCAAAATATTATGAAGATTTTACGCAGTTTTCTGCAGCAATTTCAGGATGTCTTGAAGATGCTAACGTAAAATATAAGGAGGAGCTTGATTCTTTGCTCACCTTACGATTTCAACGCTTTGATAAATCTCAGATTATGAACGTTTGA
- the msrB gene encoding peptide-methionine (R)-S-oxide reductase MsrB, producing the protein MKKRHFLQASAALLGTVILSQFQTRQDEAIAAPAQTFEITKTEAEWRKILTPEQFRILRQKGTERAGTSPLDRQEGKGIYQCVGCQLPLFSSSTKFHSGTGWPSFYAPLKNAIAISVDNSFFMTRTEVHCRRCGGHLGHVFNDGPPPTGKRYCMNGVALKFVPA; encoded by the coding sequence ATGAAGAAACGTCATTTTTTACAAGCCAGTGCTGCACTTTTAGGAACCGTCATTCTCTCCCAATTTCAAACTCGTCAAGATGAGGCGATCGCCGCTCCTGCACAAACCTTTGAAATTACCAAAACCGAGGCAGAATGGCGAAAGATTCTTACCCCAGAGCAATTTCGGATTTTGAGACAAAAAGGGACAGAACGGGCTGGAACCAGTCCCCTGGATCGACAGGAAGGTAAGGGCATTTATCAATGTGTAGGCTGTCAATTACCACTTTTTTCTTCTTCAACCAAGTTTCATAGCGGCACGGGTTGGCCCAGTTTTTACGCACCTCTCAAAAATGCGATCGCTATTTCTGTGGATAATTCCTTTTTTATGACTAGAACAGAAGTCCATTGTCGTCGTTGCGGCGGCCATTTAGGTCATGTTTTTAATGATGGGCCACCTCCTACTGGTAAACGCTATTGCATGAATGGAGTTGCATTAAAATTTGTTCCAGCTTAG
- a CDS encoding protein rep, whose protein sequence is MDSHAERVSLCSQLLEFKLVPDNKTGQQRLKLASAKFCRVRHCPICQWRRSLRWKAKAYENLPKVVTDYPDGRWIFLTLTMKNCELTDLRETLHHLNQSFRRLTQLKAFPGIGWIKSVEITRGRDGQSAHPHLHCLILLKDSYYKEDYLSKTDWIALWKQCLRVDYSPILDVKAVQAESSPVGLIAEILKYQCKESDLVADCDWFLEYVKQVHGTRAVGVGGVLRDYFRELEEEPEDLIGHDEESTEETEGPSLYFRWNRKIKKYVMVTATAIGIVCKIPEKGYDDTT, encoded by the coding sequence ATGGATTCTCACGCCGAGAGGGTTTCCCTTTGCTCTCAATTACTAGAATTCAAACTGGTTCCCGATAATAAGACAGGTCAACAGAGGTTAAAGTTGGCTTCTGCTAAATTCTGTCGGGTTCGCCATTGTCCGATCTGTCAGTGGAGACGATCGCTCCGTTGGAAGGCAAAAGCCTACGAGAATCTACCAAAGGTAGTTACTGATTATCCTGATGGGCGTTGGATTTTTCTGACGTTGACCATGAAAAATTGTGAGTTGACCGATTTAAGAGAGACATTGCATCATCTTAATCAGTCTTTTAGACGGTTAACCCAGTTGAAGGCATTCCCTGGGATAGGTTGGATAAAGTCGGTTGAGATTACAAGGGGACGCGATGGGCAATCAGCACATCCTCATCTCCATTGTCTAATCCTGTTGAAGGATAGCTATTACAAGGAAGATTATCTATCCAAGACTGATTGGATCGCTTTATGGAAGCAATGCCTTCGAGTTGATTATTCTCCAATTCTGGACGTAAAAGCTGTTCAGGCTGAAAGTTCACCAGTGGGGTTGATTGCGGAAATCTTAAAGTACCAGTGCAAGGAAAGTGACCTTGTGGCTGATTGTGATTGGTTTTTGGAGTATGTTAAACAGGTACATGGTACAAGAGCAGTCGGGGTTGGCGGTGTTCTTCGGGACTATTTCAGAGAATTAGAAGAGGAGCCAGAGGATTTAATTGGCCATGATGAGGAATCAACGGAAGAGACTGAAGGCCCGTCTCTCTATTTTCGATGGAATAGGAAAATCAAAAAATATGTCATGGTTACGGCGACCGCGATAGGGATTGTCTGTAAGATTCCCGAAAAGGGATATGACGACACCACCTAA
- a CDS encoding molybdopterin-dependent oxidoreductase gives MSQFDPPQIYLPRRRFLQVSGLSGLGLLLGGCGISLWDDLAQKATEPLNETVEAWLLNPQKLVPEFPSSAIEPEALIVNTFDFTPQIDPYRFRLLIDGEVSHPLSLSLADIEAMPLTTMTIRHICVEGWSAIVQWGGVKLRDLFALVQPSAKVKYVYFKSADGYYESWDLASALHPQTLLAYQKNGLALPVENGAPLRLASPIKLGYKQSKWITQVTFLTEKPKMLGYWEDQGYEWFAGL, from the coding sequence ATGTCTCAGTTTGATCCGCCTCAAATTTATCTGCCTCGTCGTCGTTTTTTGCAAGTATCGGGTCTTTCTGGTTTGGGTTTATTGCTGGGGGGCTGTGGTATCAGTTTGTGGGATGATCTCGCTCAAAAGGCCACTGAACCCTTGAATGAAACGGTGGAAGCTTGGTTATTAAATCCCCAAAAATTAGTTCCCGAATTTCCGAGCAGTGCGATTGAGCCAGAAGCCTTAATTGTTAATACTTTTGACTTTACGCCACAAATTGATCCCTATCGTTTTCGTCTGCTCATAGACGGTGAGGTTAGCCATCCGTTAAGTCTTAGTCTTGCCGATATTGAAGCGATGCCTTTAACTACTATGACTATTCGCCATATTTGTGTGGAAGGTTGGTCAGCGATCGTGCAGTGGGGCGGAGTAAAATTGCGAGATTTATTTGCCCTGGTTCAACCTTCAGCCAAGGTGAAATATGTGTATTTTAAATCCGCCGATGGCTATTATGAAAGTTGGGATTTAGCCTCTGCATTACATCCTCAAACCCTTTTAGCTTATCAGAAAAATGGTCTGGCTTTACCTGTCGAAAATGGTGCGCCGTTACGATTAGCTTCTCCCATCAAATTGGGCTATAAACAAAGTAAGTGGATCACTCAAGTTACCTTCCTTACTGAGAAACCTAAAATGTTAGGCTATTGGGAAGATCAAGGTTATGAGTGGTTTGCTGGACTTTAG
- a CDS encoding tetratricopeptide repeat protein produces the protein MPSVMAQSEDIETLIQQAVQYNQTGKPRQAIEILQQVLKLSQQKGDKKNEAFAHLGLGFNYESIGQYQPALGQFNQALLIFQELKDRVGEATTLNNIGEVYDGIGKPEEALKYYNQALPISREVGYRRLEAMTLYNIGEVYDGIGKPEEALQYYNQALPISREVGDRFGEATTLSNIGAVYDDIGKPEEALKYYNQVLPIRREVGDRRGEATTLNNIGLVYRGIGKPEEALKFFNQALPISREVGNRGGEARTLANIGAVYRDIGKPQEALKYYNQVLPIFRELKDRGGEATILNNIGGVYDGTGKPEEALKFYNQALTISREVGDRRLEATTLDNIGGVHDGIGKPKEALKYYNQALTISREVGDRGGEAITLNNIGLVYAGIGKPEEALKYYNQALLIKREVGDRSGESTTLSNIGGVYNGIGKPEKALKYYNQALQISREVGDRLGEGTTLNNIGGVYAGISKPEEALKYYNQALPILREVGDRTIEAGTLSSIGAVYNNIGKPEEALKYHNQALPIRREVGDRGGEATTLANIGAVYPNIGKPKEALKFFNQALPILREVGDRRGEAATLSNLGVVYNDIGKPEKALQYYNQALPIRREVGDRGGEATTLNNIGSVYTDIGKAEEALKFHSQALPILREVGYRRMEATTLSNIGRVYRDTNQTVKAITNLEASAEITLSLRGGLTRENRAAFIQANRGTAIALIDLLIRQNQPEKAYQWANRFTTFNLANYNLLINAKVANPEAQKALDNWNAQNLQLENLYQDLQKNFSEPKSKQYRELEQKINQQREPLINQYPELADLLETKPTDIAQLQKSIPPNTILLHPILLTDTTNVPNTVALFRLTRDSITVTQIPLPKDFNQLVNQYRNQLADRLNSDYLDTSSQLYDILIRPIEQQIKSNSPKNLAIIATNRLRYIPFESLYDSKTNQYLLQKYPISYLTRISTYRSLKNTIFSPIILDYIIFGTLVIFICIAVVFAIRKFGIISGLIVFSLSLGIVIFLNFIPSNNLQPNRALALANPKPTNQELKGTEKEAENLLKIFPQSETYLGERATLDTFKTQASRFSILHLGTHGCFELAGCPNLKMQANTILFANNQQYNIADAALLGLKNTELITLSACQTAKEANANGQEISGLAYVLERAGAKSAIASLWNAEDNTSAEIMTQFYQNLQKGMTKSEAMQKAKLSQIKENPKPYFWSPFILIGDAQ, from the coding sequence ATGCCTTCAGTAATGGCGCAAAGTGAAGATATCGAAACCCTGATACAACAGGCAGTGCAATATAATCAAACGGGAAAACCGCGACAGGCGATCGAAATTTTGCAGCAAGTGTTGAAGTTAAGTCAGCAAAAAGGGGATAAAAAAAATGAAGCCTTTGCTCACTTAGGATTGGGATTTAATTACGAAAGTATTGGGCAGTATCAACCTGCTTTGGGTCAATTTAATCAAGCATTATTAATTTTTCAAGAACTCAAAGATCGCGTTGGAGAAGCCACAACTCTCAATAATATTGGAGAAGTTTACGATGGGATCGGCAAACCAGAGGAGGCGTTGAAATACTATAACCAAGCCTTGCCGATTTCACGAGAAGTGGGCTATCGCAGATTAGAAGCCATGACTCTCTATAATATTGGAGAAGTTTACGATGGGATCGGCAAACCAGAGGAAGCGTTGCAATACTATAACCAAGCGTTGCCGATTTCACGCGAAGTGGGCGATCGCTTTGGAGAAGCCACTACTCTCAGTAATATTGGGGCTGTTTACGATGATATAGGCAAGCCAGAGGAAGCGTTGAAATACTATAACCAAGTCTTGCCAATTAGACGCGAAGTGGGCGATCGCAGAGGAGAAGCCACGACTCTCAATAATATTGGACTTGTTTATCGGGGTATAGGGAAACCAGAGGAAGCGTTGAAATTCTTTAATCAAGCCTTGCCGATTTCACGCGAAGTGGGCAATCGCGGTGGGGAAGCCAGGACTCTCGCTAATATTGGAGCAGTTTATCGGGACATAGGCAAACCACAGGAGGCGTTGAAATACTATAACCAAGTCTTGCCGATTTTTCGAGAACTCAAAGATCGCGGAGGAGAAGCCACGATTCTCAATAATATTGGAGGAGTTTACGATGGTACCGGCAAACCAGAGGAAGCGTTGAAATTCTATAACCAAGCCTTGACGATTTCACGCGAAGTGGGCGATCGCAGATTAGAAGCCACGACTCTCGATAATATTGGAGGAGTTCACGATGGTATCGGCAAACCAAAGGAGGCGTTGAAATACTATAACCAAGCCTTGACAATTTCACGCGAAGTGGGTGATCGCGGTGGAGAAGCCATTACTCTCAATAATATTGGACTTGTTTACGCTGGTATCGGCAAACCAGAGGAAGCGTTGAAATACTATAATCAAGCCTTGCTAATTAAACGCGAAGTGGGCGATCGCAGTGGCGAATCCACGACTCTCTCTAATATTGGAGGAGTTTACAATGGTATCGGCAAACCAGAGAAAGCGTTGAAATACTATAATCAAGCCTTGCAGATTTCACGCGAAGTGGGCGATCGCCTTGGAGAAGGCACTACTCTCAATAATATTGGAGGAGTTTACGCTGGTATCAGCAAACCAGAGGAGGCGTTGAAATACTATAACCAAGCCTTGCCGATTTTACGCGAAGTGGGCGATCGCACAATAGAAGCCGGAACTCTCTCTAGTATTGGAGCAGTTTACAATAACATAGGCAAACCAGAGGAAGCGTTGAAATACCATAACCAAGCCTTGCCAATTAGACGGGAAGTGGGTGATCGCGGAGGAGAAGCAACGACTCTCGCTAATATTGGAGCAGTCTATCCTAACATAGGTAAACCGAAGGAAGCGTTGAAATTCTTTAATCAAGCCTTGCCGATTTTACGCGAAGTGGGCGATCGCCGTGGAGAAGCCGCGACTCTCAGTAATCTTGGGGTTGTTTACAATGATATCGGCAAACCAGAGAAAGCGTTGCAATACTATAACCAAGCCTTGCCAATTAGACGAGAAGTGGGTGACCGCGGAGGAGAAGCCACAACTCTCAATAATATTGGGTCGGTTTACACTGATATCGGCAAAGCAGAGGAGGCGTTGAAATTCCATAGTCAAGCCTTGCCGATTTTACGCGAAGTGGGCTATCGCAGGATGGAAGCCACGACCCTCAGTAATATTGGACGTGTTTATCGAGATACTAATCAAACCGTTAAAGCAATTACTAACTTAGAAGCATCCGCAGAAATCACCCTCAGCCTACGGGGAGGATTAACCAGAGAAAATCGAGCAGCCTTTATCCAAGCTAACAGAGGAACAGCGATCGCCCTTATTGACCTCCTGATCCGCCAAAACCAACCCGAAAAAGCCTACCAATGGGCAAACCGCTTCACCACCTTCAACCTCGCCAACTACAACCTCCTCATCAACGCCAAAGTTGCCAACCCCGAAGCCCAAAAAGCACTTGATAACTGGAACGCCCAAAACCTACAACTCGAAAACCTATACCAAGACCTCCAAAAAAACTTCTCAGAACCCAAATCCAAGCAATATCGAGAACTCGAACAAAAAATCAACCAACAACGCGAACCCCTCATCAATCAATACCCCGAACTCGCCGACCTACTAGAAACCAAACCCACCGACATCGCCCAACTCCAAAAATCCATCCCTCCCAACACCATCCTCCTCCACCCTATCCTGCTTACAGACACCACAAACGTCCCCAACACCGTCGCCCTCTTCCGCCTCACCCGCGACAGCATCACCGTCACCCAAATCCCCCTCCCCAAAGACTTTAACCAACTGGTTAACCAATATCGCAACCAACTTGCAGATCGTCTAAATTCAGATTATCTCGACACCAGTAGCCAACTCTACGACATTTTAATTCGTCCCATCGAACAGCAAATCAAAAGCAATTCCCCTAAAAACTTAGCCATTATCGCCACCAATCGCCTGCGTTATATTCCCTTTGAAAGCCTCTACGATTCCAAAACCAATCAATATCTCCTGCAAAAATATCCCATTTCCTACCTCACTCGTATTTCTACCTATCGCTCCCTAAAAAATACTATTTTTTCACCAATTATTCTTGATTACATCATTTTTGGAACTCTTGTTATTTTCATTTGTATTGCAGTTGTTTTCGCAATTCGTAAATTTGGAATTATTTCAGGATTAATTGTGTTTAGTTTATCACTGGGAATAGTAATATTTTTAAATTTTATTCCATCTAATAATCTACAACCCAATCGTGCCTTAGCCCTAGCTAATCCCAAACCCACCAATCAAGAACTCAAAGGCACAGAAAAAGAAGCCGAAAACCTGCTCAAAATCTTTCCCCAAAGCGAAACCTATCTAGGTGAAAGAGCCACCCTCGACACCTTCAAAACCCAAGCTTCTCGTTTTTCCATTCTCCACCTCGGTACTCACGGCTGTTTCGAGTTAGCAGGTTGCCCTAACTTAAAAATGCAAGCTAACACCATCCTCTTCGCCAATAACCAACAATATAACATCGCTGATGCCGCTCTTTTAGGACTCAAAAATACCGAATTAATCACCCTAAGTGCTTGCCAAACCGCCAAAGAAGCCAACGCCAACGGACAGGAAATCTCTGGACTCGCCTACGTTTTAGAAAGAGCAGGAGCTAAATCCGCGATCGCCAGTCTTTGGAATGCAGAAGATAATACCAGTGCCGAAATAATGACTCAATTCTATCAAAACCTACAAAAAGGAATGACGAAAAGTGAAGCCATGCAAAAAGCCAAACTCAGCCAAATTAAAGAAAATCCTAAACCTTACTTTTGGTCGCCTTTTATTCTCATCGGTGATGCCCAATAG
- a CDS encoding KilA-N domain-containing protein — MNTRIKTIERKIEGIAIYQRETDGYVNATQICKAHLEITGERKDTSNWLQTKMAQSAINKLSLVTGIPVTELIEVKQGGKYQGTWIHPRLAVRFTMWVNDDFSLFVEDWIHSWLGSGYTPAQMEADIDRIAMRDKLKNSSRTALTDQVKSFLEASNQYNPRSKETGIFFGRVHNEVNLVLTGEKASDMRQRLESSLGKPVSENELLRDYFPITDLADYAAICQTAANNIENGMHPINAIKMAAKQVLPPNHVPNPIDFTEKISFARYRLEQARRGRFYLEDEK, encoded by the coding sequence ATGAACACTAGAATTAAGACTATAGAGCGCAAAATTGAGGGAATTGCCATATATCAGCGAGAAACAGATGGATATGTCAATGCAACCCAGATATGTAAGGCACATCTGGAGATAACGGGAGAGAGAAAAGATACGTCCAATTGGCTACAAACAAAAATGGCACAGTCCGCCATCAATAAGCTTTCTCTCGTTACAGGAATTCCTGTAACGGAATTAATAGAGGTAAAGCAAGGTGGCAAATATCAGGGGACATGGATACATCCCCGTCTTGCTGTTCGTTTTACGATGTGGGTCAACGATGATTTTTCTTTGTTCGTAGAAGACTGGATTCATTCTTGGTTGGGTTCTGGCTATACTCCTGCTCAGATGGAAGCAGATATAGACAGGATTGCTATGCGTGATAAATTGAAAAATTCTAGCAGGACAGCACTGACAGATCAGGTAAAGTCGTTTTTAGAGGCATCCAACCAATACAACCCACGTTCTAAAGAAACAGGGATATTCTTTGGACGAGTCCACAACGAAGTCAATCTTGTTCTTACAGGAGAGAAGGCTTCTGACATGAGGCAAAGGCTGGAGTCTTCTTTAGGTAAGCCTGTTAGTGAAAATGAATTACTTCGTGATTATTTTCCTATTACTGATTTGGCTGATTATGCTGCGATTTGTCAGACAGCAGCAAACAACATAGAAAACGGGATGCACCCCATAAACGCCATAAAAATGGCCGCCAAGCAAGTTTTGCCTCCGAACCATGTTCCAAATCCAATTGACTTTACTGAAAAAATAAGTTTTGCAAGGTATCGCTTAGAGCAAGCTAGACGAGGACGGTTCTATCTTGAAGATGAAAAATAA
- a CDS encoding transposase, whose amino-acid sequence MYVGDGIKVGKEGRKMPGVKRLHQESEDVSKPEWIRGHYFNALSILVGVGKACFALPLVLRLDDGIKSKATEKGEGKGKKKVKTSLVTKMADLCVTYAEAGSYVILDAYFACEPVLKSFRQNALHLITRVRCSTVAYAPFCSVPTLTGRGRPRIWGSSIKLEKLFALAADFPTAKVWLYGQQVTVSYQCFEFHWDSPHQLVKFVLTQLPNGRRLILLSTDLCLTGPEIIAAYGLRFKIEVTFRQLVHLLGSFAYRFWLKSLPTLPTWPSNLILSDYPQAVQTQILNKVEAFERFVNLNAIALGLLQILALELPQGIWANFPRWFRTLPSHGYPSERIAQLALQHQAQMIFPQSPPSLLLPKFLTAKLASSSSPDMLTFVA is encoded by the coding sequence GTGTATGTGGGTGATGGCATCAAAGTGGGGAAAGAAGGACGCAAGATGCCAGGTGTAAAACGACTACACCAAGAATCGGAAGATGTGTCCAAGCCAGAGTGGATAAGGGGTCATTACTTCAATGCCTTGAGTATTTTGGTGGGAGTAGGGAAAGCCTGCTTTGCCTTGCCCTTAGTGTTGCGGCTAGACGATGGCATCAAGTCCAAAGCAACCGAGAAGGGGGAGGGAAAAGGCAAAAAAAAGGTGAAGACGAGCCTGGTGACAAAAATGGCTGACCTTTGTGTTACTTACGCAGAGGCAGGGAGTTATGTAATTTTGGATGCTTATTTTGCTTGCGAACCAGTGCTCAAAAGTTTTCGCCAGAACGCCTTGCATCTAATCACAAGAGTGCGTTGCTCCACCGTCGCCTATGCCCCCTTTTGTTCCGTGCCGACGCTGACGGGGAGAGGACGACCACGGATTTGGGGGAGTTCGATAAAACTAGAAAAGCTGTTCGCTCTGGCGGCGGACTTTCCGACAGCTAAAGTCTGGCTCTATGGTCAACAAGTCACGGTTTCTTATCAGTGCTTTGAGTTCCACTGGGATAGTCCCCATCAGCTCGTCAAGTTTGTTCTGACCCAATTGCCTAACGGACGACGACTGATTCTGCTTTCTACTGATCTCTGTTTGACTGGACCTGAGATTATTGCCGCTTACGGTCTCCGATTTAAGATTGAAGTCACTTTTCGTCAATTAGTCCATCTTTTGGGCAGCTTTGCCTATCGTTTTTGGCTTAAGAGTCTTCCTACTTTACCTACCTGGCCCAGCAATCTTATCCTCAGTGACTATCCACAAGCTGTTCAGACTCAGATTTTAAACAAGGTAGAAGCCTTTGAGCGTTTTGTTAACCTTAATGCCATTGCTTTAGGGCTACTTCAAATTCTCGCCTTAGAGTTACCCCAGGGGATTTGGGCTAATTTTCCTCGATGGTTTCGGACATTACCATCCCATGGCTACCCTAGTGAACGGATTGCTCAACTAGCCCTTCAACATCAAGCCCAAATGATTTTTCCTCAAAGTCCACCCAGTCTGCTTTTGCCTAAATTCCTTACCGCTAAACTTGCCTCTTCCTCAAGCCCTGATATGCTTACTTTCGTCGCATAG